One window of the Candidatus Eisenbacteria bacterium genome contains the following:
- the argH gene encoding argininosuccinate lyase, with amino-acid sequence MTDARPAVWAGRLAAGLDPRAKRLNDSLPVDRVLWPEELALTRAYAATLAECGVLSAAECGALVTAADDLESGLASGSEPLSGEDVHSAVEAGLEARCGEPARRLHTGRSRNDQVATLLRMRVMALAEQAVEDLRQLERALVAQAHAAGGLACAAHTHLQPAQPILLAHFWLAHVAAFERDEERFAAAREAADRMPLGSGAVAGTPLRYDRYALAQRLGFSRLATNSLDAVGDRDFALEYLNAAALLGLHLSRLAEDLVLACSPGFGWFAAPDGFSTGSSLLPQKRNPDLFELARGKSARFLANAQRLAVLLKGLPSAYQKDLQEDKEAVFDTAAHLDSLLEALTPAVAALRPIPERLAAGLTPDLLAVELADALVEDGVPFRDAHRAVGQLWAAAEARGAGPAELPPADRLAIHPGFTDERLGSLSVEAALARRSHAPGAGAGSVAEQLAHADARLGLGPGEALPATTDTTPHVRAPHPPTSSAPRHEDVRRVDGVVIRRAGVDDVPGIAAVMADYVAQGVLLPRPVSELFQCVREFWVAEDGGAVIATAALRLLWRDLGEVRSLAVRPDAHGRGLGAALVEAVVGDARSLGLPRVIALTREVEFFTRNGFVVVPRETLPRKVWTDCMKCPRRHACDEVAVALDLVPGASEEAARAARAYSLPMPQAAPTEGGLPIIS; translated from the coding sequence ATGACTGACGCGCGGCCCGCCGTGTGGGCCGGCCGCCTCGCGGCCGGGCTCGACCCGCGCGCGAAGCGGCTCAACGACTCGCTGCCCGTGGACCGCGTCCTGTGGCCCGAGGAGCTGGCGCTGACGCGCGCCTACGCCGCGACGCTCGCCGAGTGCGGCGTGCTCTCGGCCGCCGAATGCGGCGCGCTGGTCACGGCCGCCGACGATCTCGAGAGCGGCCTCGCCTCGGGCTCGGAGCCGCTCTCCGGAGAGGACGTTCACTCCGCCGTCGAGGCGGGGCTGGAAGCCCGCTGCGGGGAACCCGCGCGCCGCCTGCACACCGGGCGCAGCCGCAACGACCAGGTCGCGACGCTCCTGCGCATGCGCGTGATGGCGCTCGCCGAGCAGGCGGTCGAGGACCTGCGCCAGCTCGAGCGCGCGCTGGTGGCGCAGGCGCACGCCGCGGGCGGACTCGCGTGCGCCGCCCACACGCACCTGCAGCCCGCGCAGCCCATCCTGCTCGCGCACTTCTGGCTCGCGCACGTCGCCGCCTTCGAGCGCGACGAGGAGCGCTTCGCCGCCGCGCGCGAGGCCGCCGACCGCATGCCGCTCGGCTCGGGAGCGGTCGCGGGCACGCCGCTGCGCTACGACCGCTACGCGCTGGCGCAGCGGCTCGGGTTCTCGCGGCTCGCCACCAACAGCCTCGACGCCGTGGGCGACCGGGACTTCGCGCTCGAATACCTGAACGCCGCGGCGCTGCTGGGGCTGCACCTCTCGCGCCTCGCCGAGGATCTGGTGCTCGCCTGCTCGCCCGGCTTCGGCTGGTTCGCCGCGCCCGACGGCTTCAGCACCGGGTCGAGCCTGCTGCCGCAGAAGCGCAACCCCGACCTCTTCGAGCTGGCGCGCGGCAAGTCGGCGCGCTTCCTCGCCAACGCGCAGCGCCTCGCGGTGCTCCTGAAAGGCCTGCCGAGCGCGTACCAGAAGGACCTGCAGGAGGACAAGGAAGCGGTCTTCGACACGGCCGCCCACCTCGATTCGCTGCTCGAGGCGCTCACGCCCGCCGTCGCCGCGCTGCGGCCCATTCCCGAGCGGCTCGCCGCGGGCCTGACGCCCGACCTGCTCGCGGTCGAGCTGGCGGACGCGCTCGTCGAGGACGGCGTGCCGTTCCGCGACGCGCACCGCGCGGTGGGTCAGCTCTGGGCCGCTGCCGAGGCCCGGGGCGCCGGGCCGGCGGAGCTTCCGCCCGCCGATCGCCTCGCGATCCATCCCGGCTTCACCGACGAGCGCCTCGGCTCGCTGTCGGTCGAAGCGGCGCTCGCGCGCCGCTCGCACGCCCCGGGCGCCGGAGCCGGTTCGGTCGCGGAGCAGCTCGCGCACGCCGACGCCCGCCTCGGACTCGGGCCCGGCGAGGCCCTGCCGGCCACCACCGACACCACACCGCACGTCCGCGCGCCGCATCCCCCGACGTCTTCAGCCCCCCGGCACGAAGACGTGCGGCGCGTGGACGGTGTGGTGATCCGCCGCGCGGGCGTGGACGACGTGCCCGGGATCGCCGCGGTCATGGCGGACTACGTCGCGCAGGGCGTGCTGCTGCCGCGTCCGGTGAGCGAGCTGTTCCAGTGCGTGCGCGAGTTCTGGGTCGCCGAGGACGGCGGCGCCGTGATCGCCACGGCGGCGCTGCGGCTGTTGTGGCGCGATCTCGGCGAAGTGCGCTCGCTCGCGGTCCGGCCCGACGCGCACGGCCGGGGCCTGGGCGCCGCGCTCGTCGAGGCCGTGGTCGGCGACGCCCGTTCGCTCGGCCTGCCGCGCGTCATCGCGCTCACCCGCGAGGTCGAGTTCTTCACGCGCAACGGCTTCGTCGTCGTGCCGCGCGAGACGCTGCCTCGCAAGGTCTGGACCGACTGCATGAAGTGCCCGCGCCGCCATGCGTGCGACGAGGTCGCCGTCGCGCTCGACCTCGTGCCCGGCGCCTCGGAGGAGGCCGCGAGGGCCGCACGCGCCTACTCGTTGCCCATGCCGCAGGCCGCCCCGACCGAGGGCGGGCTTCCCATCATCTCGTGA
- a CDS encoding argininosuccinate synthase, giving the protein MKKAVLAYSGGLDTSIIVPWLKESYGCEVVCYCSNVGQGGLELDGLEAKARQIGADDVRVEDLRETFLSDYVFPMLRAAATYEGRYLLGTSIARPLIASRQVACAHAVGADALAHGCTGKGNDQVRFELAYMALAPELHVIAPWREWDIVSREDAMDYAAARGIPLAQKKSDLFSRDANLWHLSHEGGPLEDPTQAPPESMYRLTAAPADRPAAAEVVRIGFERGRPVSLNGRTPGAVALVEQLNALAGRHGVGRVDIVESRLVGMKSRGVYETPAGTVLHEALEDLCRLTLPHDVLRTRAELSQRYADLVYNGQWFTPLRHALQAFFDATTEDATGEVAVELHQGRAAVCGRTSPNTLYRPDLASFDMTGYQPKHAEGFIRLFGLPGATGARRGGGSATRRPAEVLAND; this is encoded by the coding sequence GTGAAGAAGGCGGTCCTCGCCTATTCCGGCGGACTCGACACCAGCATCATCGTGCCGTGGCTCAAGGAGAGCTACGGCTGCGAGGTCGTCTGCTACTGCTCGAACGTCGGACAGGGCGGGCTCGAGCTGGACGGGCTCGAAGCCAAGGCGCGCCAGATCGGCGCCGACGACGTGCGGGTCGAGGACCTGCGCGAGACGTTCCTGTCCGACTACGTGTTCCCGATGCTGCGCGCGGCCGCGACGTACGAGGGCCGCTACCTGCTCGGCACCTCGATCGCCCGCCCGCTCATCGCCTCGCGGCAGGTGGCCTGCGCGCACGCGGTGGGCGCCGACGCGCTCGCGCACGGCTGCACGGGCAAGGGCAACGACCAGGTGCGCTTCGAGCTCGCCTACATGGCGCTCGCTCCCGAACTGCACGTCATCGCGCCGTGGCGCGAGTGGGACATCGTCTCGCGCGAGGACGCCATGGACTACGCGGCGGCCCGCGGAATCCCGCTGGCCCAGAAGAAGTCCGACCTGTTCTCGCGCGACGCCAACCTCTGGCACCTCTCGCACGAGGGCGGTCCGCTCGAGGATCCGACGCAGGCCCCGCCCGAATCCATGTACCGCCTGACCGCGGCTCCCGCCGACCGGCCCGCGGCCGCCGAGGTCGTCCGCATCGGCTTCGAACGCGGCCGGCCGGTGTCGCTGAACGGCCGGACGCCCGGCGCCGTCGCGCTCGTCGAGCAGCTCAACGCCCTCGCCGGCCGGCACGGCGTCGGCCGCGTGGACATCGTCGAGAGCCGGCTCGTGGGCATGAAGTCGCGCGGCGTGTACGAGACGCCCGCCGGCACGGTGCTCCACGAAGCGCTCGAGGACCTGTGCCGGCTGACGCTGCCGCACGACGTGCTGCGCACGCGCGCCGAGCTGTCGCAGCGCTACGCCGACCTCGTCTACAACGGCCAGTGGTTCACGCCGCTGCGGCACGCGCTGCAGGCCTTCTTCGACGCCACCACCGAGGACGCCACCGGCGAGGTCGCGGTCGAGCTCCACCAGGGCCGCGCCGCCGTGTGCGGTCGCACCAGCCCGAACACGCTCTACCGGCCCGACCTCGCGTCGTTCGACATGACCGGCTACCAGCCGAAGCACGCCGAAGGCTTCATCCGGCTCTTCGGCCTTCCGGGCGCGACCGGCGCGCGGCGCGGCGGCGGGTCCGCGACGCGCCGGCCCGCCGAAGTGCTCGCGAATGACTGA